Proteins encoded within one genomic window of [Enterobacter] lignolyticus SCF1:
- the manA gene encoding mannose-6-phosphate isomerase gives MQKLINSVQNYAWGSKTALTDLYGIANPDHLPMAELWMGAHPKSSSKVTDASGQVRSLRDAIDADMASLLGDAVAARFGELPFLFKVLCADQPLSIQVHPNKKASEAGFAKENAAGIPLDAAERNYKDPNHKPELVFALTPFLAMNAFREFSEIAALLQPVAGAHAAIAHFLQTPNAQTLSDLFASLLNMQGEEKSRALDILRAALDSQQGEPWDTIRFIARFYPDDSGLFSPLLLNVVKLNPGEAMFLFAETPHAYLNGVALEVMANSDNVLRAGLTPKYIDIPELVANVKFTAKPAAELLTTPVVHGAELDFPIPVDDFAFSLHELSAAGSELAQQSAAIVFCVEGEAVLRKNGQSLALKPGESAFVAANESPVSLSGTGRVARVFNKL, from the coding sequence ATGCAAAAACTCATCAACTCAGTGCAAAACTATGCCTGGGGCAGCAAAACTGCGTTAACCGACCTCTATGGTATCGCAAATCCGGACCACCTGCCGATGGCGGAGCTCTGGATGGGCGCCCACCCGAAAAGCAGCTCAAAAGTCACCGACGCCAGCGGTCAGGTACGCTCGCTGCGCGATGCGATCGATGCCGATATGGCGTCGCTGCTGGGCGACGCCGTCGCCGCGCGTTTCGGCGAACTGCCGTTCCTGTTTAAAGTGCTGTGCGCCGACCAGCCGCTGTCTATTCAGGTCCACCCGAACAAGAAAGCCTCCGAAGCGGGTTTTGCCAAAGAGAACGCCGCCGGTATCCCGCTGGATGCCGCTGAACGTAACTACAAAGATCCGAACCATAAGCCGGAGCTGGTTTTTGCCCTGACGCCGTTCCTCGCAATGAACGCTTTCCGCGAGTTTTCCGAGATTGCCGCCCTGCTGCAACCTGTTGCTGGCGCTCACGCCGCCATCGCCCATTTTCTGCAAACCCCCAATGCCCAGACGCTAAGCGACCTGTTCGCCAGCCTGCTCAACATGCAGGGCGAAGAGAAATCGCGCGCGCTTGATATTCTGCGCGCCGCGCTGGACAGCCAGCAGGGCGAACCCTGGGACACCATCCGCTTTATCGCCCGCTTCTACCCGGACGACAGCGGCCTGTTTTCCCCACTGCTGCTGAACGTGGTGAAGCTGAACCCGGGTGAGGCGATGTTCCTGTTTGCCGAAACGCCGCACGCCTATCTGAACGGCGTGGCGCTGGAGGTGATGGCGAACTCCGATAACGTGCTGCGTGCGGGGCTGACGCCGAAATATATCGATATTCCGGAGCTGGTGGCGAACGTCAAATTCACCGCCAAACCGGCGGCAGAACTGCTGACAACGCCGGTGGTTCACGGCGCCGAGCTGGATTTCCCTATCCCGGTGGACGATTTTGCCTTCTCGCTGCACGAACTCAGCGCCGCAGGCAGCGAGCTTGCCCAGCAGAGCGCGGCTATCGTGTTCTGCGTTGAGGGCGAGGCCGTGCTGCGTAAAAACGGTCAGTCGCTGGCGCTGAAACCCGGTGAATCCGCGTTTGTGGCGGCGAACGAATCCCCGGTGAGCCTCAGCGGCACCGGCCGCGTGGCGCGGGTATTCAACAAGCTTTAA
- the fumA gene encoding class I fumarate hydratase FumA yields the protein MSNKPFVYQDPFPLKKDDTEYYLLSKDHVSVAEFEGQEILKVDPQALTLLAKHAFHDASFMLRPAHQQQVADILGDPEASENDRYVALQFLRNSDIAAKGILPTCQDTGTAIIVGKKGQRVWTGGGDEAALARGVYDTYIEDNLRYSQNAPLDMYKEVNTGTNLPAQIDLYSVDGDEYKFLCIAKGGGSANKTYLYQETKALITPAKLKNYLVEKMRTLGTAACPPYHIAFVIGGTSAEATLKTVKLASTHYYDGLPTEGNEHGQAFRDVQLEQELLVEAQNLGLGAQFGGKYFAHDIRVIRLPRHGASCPVGMGVSCSADRNIKAKINRHGVWLEKLEHNPGKYIPEALRNAGEGEAVRIDLNRPMSEILAQLSQYPVSTRLSLNGTIIVARDIAHAKLKERMDNGDGLPQYVKDHPIYYAGPAKTPEGYASGSLGPTTAGRMDSYVDQLQSEGGSMIMLAKGNRSQQVTDACHKHGGFYLGSIGGPAAVLAQGSIKRLECVEYPELGMEAIWKIEVEDFPAFILVDDKGNDFFQQISTSQCARCVK from the coding sequence ATGTCGAACAAACCTTTTGTTTATCAGGATCCTTTTCCGCTGAAAAAGGATGACACTGAATACTATCTCCTCAGTAAAGACCACGTCTCCGTCGCCGAATTCGAAGGCCAGGAAATCCTCAAAGTTGACCCACAGGCGCTGACGCTGCTGGCGAAGCACGCGTTCCATGATGCCTCGTTTATGCTGCGTCCGGCGCATCAGCAGCAGGTTGCCGATATCCTTGGCGACCCGGAAGCCAGCGAAAACGACAGGTATGTGGCGCTGCAGTTCCTGCGTAACTCCGATATCGCCGCGAAGGGGATTCTGCCTACCTGCCAGGATACCGGCACCGCGATCATCGTCGGTAAGAAAGGACAGCGCGTGTGGACCGGCGGCGGTGATGAAGCCGCGCTGGCGCGCGGCGTCTACGACACCTATATCGAGGATAACCTGCGCTACTCGCAGAATGCGCCGCTGGATATGTATAAAGAGGTCAACACCGGCACCAACCTGCCGGCGCAGATCGATCTCTACAGCGTTGATGGCGACGAGTACAAGTTTCTGTGCATCGCCAAAGGCGGCGGCTCGGCCAACAAAACCTACCTGTATCAGGAAACCAAAGCGCTTATCACCCCGGCGAAGCTCAAGAACTACCTGGTGGAGAAAATGCGCACCCTCGGTACTGCAGCCTGTCCGCCGTACCATATCGCTTTCGTGATTGGTGGCACCTCGGCGGAGGCGACCCTGAAAACCGTCAAGCTCGCCTCAACCCACTACTACGACGGCCTGCCGACGGAAGGGAACGAGCACGGTCAGGCGTTCCGCGACGTACAGCTGGAGCAGGAGCTGCTGGTGGAGGCGCAGAATCTCGGCCTCGGCGCGCAGTTTGGCGGGAAATACTTCGCGCATGATATCCGCGTGATCCGCCTGCCTCGCCACGGCGCGTCCTGCCCGGTCGGGATGGGCGTTTCCTGTTCCGCCGACCGTAACATCAAGGCGAAGATCAACCGCCACGGCGTCTGGCTGGAGAAGCTGGAGCATAATCCGGGCAAATATATTCCGGAAGCGCTGCGCAACGCCGGAGAGGGGGAAGCGGTACGTATCGACCTGAACCGTCCGATGAGCGAGATCCTCGCCCAGCTGTCGCAGTATCCGGTCTCTACCCGCCTGTCGCTCAACGGCACTATCATCGTGGCGCGCGATATCGCCCATGCCAAACTGAAAGAGCGTATGGACAACGGCGACGGTCTGCCGCAGTACGTTAAGGATCACCCGATCTACTACGCCGGACCGGCCAAAACGCCGGAAGGGTACGCGTCCGGTTCGCTTGGTCCGACTACCGCAGGACGCATGGACTCCTACGTCGATCAGCTGCAGTCGGAAGGCGGCAGCATGATCATGCTGGCGAAAGGCAACCGCAGCCAGCAGGTGACGGATGCCTGCCACAAGCACGGCGGCTTCTACCTCGGCAGCATCGGCGGTCCGGCGGCGGTCCTGGCGCAGGGCAGCATCAAGCGCCTGGAGTGCGTGGAGTACCCGGAGCTGGGGATGGAGGCTATCTGGAAAATCGAGGTCGAAGACTTCCCGGCGTTCATTCTGGTGGATGACAAAGGCAACGACTTCTTCCAGCAGATCAGCACCTCGCAGTGCGCGCGCTGCGTGAAGTGA
- the gap gene encoding type I glyceraldehyde-3-phosphate dehydrogenase, whose amino-acid sequence MSKIGINGFGRIGRLVLRRLLEVKSPLEVVAINDLTSPKVLAYLLKHDSNYGPFPWSVDFAEDALIVDGKKIAVYAEKDAKNIPWKAAGAELIVECTGFYTSTDKAKAHLEAGARKVLISAPAGDMKTIVYNVNDDTLDSQDTIISVASCTTNCLAPMAKALHDAFGIQLGTMTTIHAYTGTQALVDGPRGKDLRASRAAAENIIPHTTGAAKAIGLVIPALSGKLKGHAQRVPVKTGSVTELVSILGKKVTADEVNAALKKASERNESFGYTDEEIVSSDVIGSHFGSVFDATQTEITEVGDLQLVKTVAWYDNEYGFVTQLIRVLNKFNAL is encoded by the coding sequence ATGAGCAAGATTGGTATTAATGGCTTTGGCCGCATTGGACGCCTGGTGCTGCGCCGCCTGCTGGAGGTCAAAAGCCCGCTGGAGGTCGTTGCCATCAACGATCTGACCTCGCCGAAGGTGCTGGCCTATTTACTCAAGCATGACTCCAACTACGGCCCGTTTCCCTGGAGCGTGGATTTCGCCGAAGACGCGCTGATTGTCGACGGCAAAAAAATCGCGGTTTACGCGGAAAAAGACGCGAAAAATATCCCCTGGAAAGCCGCAGGCGCTGAGCTTATCGTCGAATGCACCGGCTTCTATACGTCGACCGATAAGGCGAAAGCGCACCTGGAGGCCGGAGCACGAAAAGTGCTGATCTCCGCACCGGCGGGCGACATGAAAACCATCGTCTATAACGTCAACGACGATACGCTTGATAGCCAGGACACGATTATTTCTGTCGCTTCCTGCACCACCAACTGCCTGGCGCCGATGGCGAAAGCGCTGCACGACGCGTTCGGCATTCAGCTAGGCACCATGACCACCATCCACGCCTATACCGGCACCCAGGCGCTGGTGGACGGCCCGCGCGGTAAGGATCTGCGCGCCTCCCGCGCCGCGGCGGAAAACATTATTCCCCATACCACCGGGGCGGCCAAGGCGATTGGTCTGGTTATCCCGGCGCTCAGCGGCAAGCTGAAGGGCCATGCGCAGCGCGTGCCGGTGAAAACCGGATCGGTAACGGAGCTGGTCTCGATACTGGGCAAAAAGGTCACGGCCGATGAGGTGAACGCGGCGCTGAAAAAAGCGAGCGAGAGGAATGAATCCTTTGGCTATACCGATGAGGAGATCGTCTCCTCGGACGTTATCGGCAGCCATTTCGGTTCAGTTTTCGACGCCACCCAGACGGAAATCACCGAGGTCGGCGACCTGCAGCTGGTGAAAACCGTCGCCTGGTATGACAACGAGTACGGCTTCGTCACACAGCTGATTCGCGTACTGAATAAGTTCAACGCGCTCTGA
- the arsR gene encoding As(III)-sensing metalloregulatory transcriptional repressor ArsR, giving the protein MTQMTSLQLFKNLSDETRLGIVLLLREMGELCVCDLCTALDQSQPKISRHLAMLREKGILLDRKQGKWVHYRLSPHIPSWAAQVIEQAWLSQQDDVQAIARKLASANCSGSGKAACI; this is encoded by the coding sequence ATGACGCAAATGACTTCCTTACAACTCTTCAAAAACCTGTCCGATGAAACCCGTCTGGGTATCGTATTGCTCCTCAGGGAGATGGGGGAGCTGTGCGTGTGCGATCTTTGCACGGCGTTGGACCAGTCGCAGCCCAAGATATCCCGCCATCTGGCAATGCTCCGGGAAAAGGGGATATTGTTGGATCGCAAGCAGGGGAAATGGGTTCATTACCGCTTATCTCCGCATATTCCCTCGTGGGCCGCTCAGGTTATTGAGCAAGCCTGGTTAAGCCAGCAGGACGACGTACAGGCCATCGCCCGTAAGCTGGCATCGGCAAACTGCTCGGGTAGCGGCAAGGCGGCTTGCATCTAA
- the arsD gene encoding arsenite efflux transporter metallochaperone ArsD, which produces MKTLTVFDPAMCCSTGVCGSDVDRVLVDFSADVQWLKGRGVSVERYNLAQQPMSFVENEKAKMFLDVSGAEGLPLLLLDGETVMAGRYPKRAELARWLGIPLEKVGMAPTRCCDGNTSCC; this is translated from the coding sequence ATGAAAACGTTAACGGTGTTTGATCCGGCGATGTGCTGCAGTACCGGAGTGTGCGGTTCAGATGTCGATCGGGTTCTGGTCGATTTCTCCGCGGATGTCCAATGGCTGAAAGGGCGTGGCGTATCGGTTGAACGTTACAACCTGGCGCAGCAACCTATGAGCTTTGTTGAGAACGAGAAAGCGAAGATGTTCCTCGACGTTTCTGGAGCGGAAGGGCTTCCATTGCTGCTGCTGGATGGGGAAACGGTGATGGCAGGACGTTACCCAAAACGCGCTGAGCTGGCTCGCTGGCTGGGTATTCCGCTGGAGAAGGTGGGAATGGCCCCCACGCGCTGCTGTGACGGTAACACTTCCTGTTGTTGA
- the arsA gene encoding arsenical pump-driving ATPase: MKFLQNIPPYLFFTGKGGVGKTSISCATAIRLAEQGKRVLLVSTDPASNVGQVFGQTIGNTIVSVAAVPGLCALEIDPQAAAQQYRERIVNPVKGLLPDDVVSSINEQLSGACTTEIAAFDEFTGVLTDADLLTRFESIIFDTAPTGHTIRLLQLPGAWSRFIDSNPDGASCLGPMAGLEKQREQYAQAVAALSDPERTRLVLVARLQKSTLLEVARTHEELAAIGLKNQYLVINGVLPETETETDALAVAIWQREQEALAHLPAGLSALPTDTLFLQPVNMVGVSALKGLLTPGSAAAMLPETTTPDKTDNLSLSELVDDIARSEHGLIMLMGKGGVGKTTMAAAIAVRLADMGFDVHLTTSDPAAHLSTTLNGSLNHLQVSKINPHDETERYRQHVLATKGRDLDEAGKRLLEEDLRSPCTEEIAVFQAFSRVIREAGKRFVVMDTAPTGHTLLLLDATGAYHREIARKMGDNGHFTTPMMQLQDPERTKVLLVTHAETTPVLEAANLQADLERAGIHPWGWIINNSFAIADTRSPLLCQRARQELPQIEAVKRQHADRIALVPVLASEPAGIEKLRALTV; this comes from the coding sequence ATGAAATTCTTACAGAATATTCCGCCTTACCTGTTTTTTACCGGCAAAGGCGGGGTGGGTAAAACCTCAATATCATGCGCTACTGCTATCCGGCTGGCGGAACAGGGCAAACGAGTACTGCTTGTCAGCACCGATCCCGCCTCCAATGTCGGTCAGGTATTCGGTCAGACTATTGGGAACACGATTGTTTCGGTGGCTGCGGTGCCTGGGCTCTGCGCACTGGAGATTGACCCACAGGCAGCCGCCCAGCAATACCGGGAAAGAATCGTTAATCCTGTTAAGGGACTTCTGCCGGATGACGTTGTCAGCAGCATTAACGAGCAGCTCTCGGGAGCATGCACAACGGAGATTGCGGCGTTCGATGAGTTCACCGGTGTGTTGACCGATGCCGATCTGCTGACCCGTTTTGAGAGTATCATCTTTGATACTGCGCCAACCGGCCACACCATTCGCCTTCTCCAGCTTCCCGGCGCCTGGAGCCGCTTCATTGACAGTAACCCGGATGGCGCTTCCTGCCTGGGCCCCATGGCTGGGCTGGAAAAGCAGCGCGAGCAGTACGCGCAGGCCGTTGCGGCATTATCCGACCCCGAACGTACCCGGCTGGTGCTGGTCGCGCGGCTGCAAAAATCAACGCTATTGGAAGTTGCCCGCACGCATGAAGAACTGGCTGCGATTGGCCTTAAAAATCAGTATCTGGTCATTAATGGGGTTCTGCCCGAAACCGAAACGGAAACTGACGCATTAGCCGTTGCGATATGGCAACGGGAGCAGGAGGCGCTGGCGCATCTTCCAGCAGGCTTATCCGCATTGCCGACAGATACCTTATTCCTTCAGCCAGTGAATATGGTCGGCGTGTCCGCATTGAAAGGGCTGCTCACCCCTGGTTCTGCAGCCGCGATGCTCCCTGAAACGACGACGCCGGACAAAACCGATAATTTGTCGCTCTCTGAGCTGGTTGATGACATCGCCCGCAGTGAACACGGTCTGATTATGCTGATGGGGAAAGGCGGCGTCGGTAAAACAACGATGGCGGCCGCTATTGCCGTCAGGCTGGCGGATATGGGGTTTGATGTACATCTGACAACGTCAGATCCCGCAGCGCATCTCAGCACAACGCTCAACGGTAGTCTTAACCATCTTCAGGTCAGCAAGATAAACCCGCACGATGAAACCGAACGCTATCGCCAGCATGTCCTTGCGACAAAGGGGAGGGATCTGGATGAGGCAGGGAAACGGCTGCTGGAAGAAGATCTCCGCTCACCTTGCACTGAAGAAATCGCCGTGTTCCAGGCGTTTTCCCGTGTGATTCGTGAAGCGGGGAAACGCTTTGTCGTTATGGATACGGCGCCCACGGGACACACGCTGTTATTGCTTGACGCGACCGGAGCTTATCACCGCGAGATTGCGAGAAAAATGGGCGATAACGGTCATTTTACCACGCCGATGATGCAGCTTCAGGACCCGGAACGAACCAAAGTGCTGCTGGTTACGCATGCAGAAACAACCCCTGTGCTGGAGGCGGCAAATTTGCAGGCCGACCTCGAGCGGGCGGGAATTCATCCGTGGGGCTGGATTATCAATAACAGTTTTGCCATTGCGGATACTCGTTCACCGCTGCTTTGCCAGCGTGCCCGACAGGAGCTTCCGCAGATTGAGGCCGTTAAGCGCCAGCACGCAGACCGTATCGCGCTTGTTCCGGTACTGGCGTCAGAGCCCGCCGGTATCGAAAAGCTCAGAGCGCTGACGGTTTAA